The genomic window TGCCATCGCTGTGAATTAGGTAATACCCGTACCCATGCCGTAGTCGGACGGGGAAACCTCAAAGCACCGATTATGATTATCGGAGAAGCACCAGGTCAAAGCGAAGATGAAACAGGTTTACCCTTTGTTGGTAGGTCAGGACAGTTGCTAGAGAAAATATTGGCATCGGTAAATTTGACTACTGAGCATGATGTATATATCGGTAATATAAATAAATGCCGTCCACCTAGTAACCGAGTGCCGACTCCCGACGAAATGGCGGCTTGTTTACCCTATTTATTAGAACAAATCCGCCTTGTTGACCCCAAGATTATTTTGTTAACAGGTGCAACAGCAGTGAAAGGTATCACTGGCGATAAGCGAGGAATTACTAAAATTCGTGGTCAGTGGCTAGAGTGGGAAGGGCGTTTGTGTATGCCTATTTTTCATCCATCTTACTTAT from Nostoc sp. UHCC 0870 includes these protein-coding regions:
- a CDS encoding uracil-DNA glycosylase, yielding MSSEIQLSLFNEETNFNQKELIPKDPKIPIPPGTYPNMTDLAQDCNQCHRCELGNTRTHAVVGRGNLKAPIMIIGEAPGQSEDETGLPFVGRSGQLLEKILASVNLTTEHDVYIGNINKCRPPSNRVPTPDEMAACLPYLLEQIRLVDPKIILLTGATAVKGITGDKRGITKIRGQWLEWEGRLCMPIFHPSYLLRNPSKEKGKPKWLMWQDIQTVRSKYDEITGNSGSDI